The sequence below is a genomic window from Ottowia sp. SB7-C50.
CAGGCGATGGGGAAGGCGTTGGGTTAGTTAAAGAAAATCGAGTGGTTCCACACGTCTGGTGTGCGCAGCCAGCTATCAAAATTGTAGTTATCGCCGTAACCGACGTGAGCGCATGAGTTGCCGGTGGTGCTGCCTGCGACTGCCCGGGGCGGGGGCAGTGCGTCCATCGCAACTCGGCCTCTGTGGCATCCATCGCCGCCCAAACTCGCAGCTGCGCCGCTTGCACCCCGCGCCACAAGCGGCTGCTTGTCTGCGTTGCAGTGATCTCCACGCGCTCGCCCAGCATTGGCGTCGAGACCACTGCATCATCGAAGACCAAGTTCTTTCATGGCCGCATCGTTGTAACGATTGCGTGAGTAAACTAGAGTATTGCTCTAGAGTGTGGCTCCATTTCCTTCTTCGAGATCATGCCCTCCGATTCACGCCAGGCCATCCTGGACGCCGCCATTGACGCGTTTGACGCGCGTGGATTCGACCGCGTGTCCATTGCGCAGATACGCGAGGCTGCGGATGTGTCGAACGGGAGCTTTTTCCACTTCTTCGCGTCGAAGGAAGCCCTCGCCGCCGCACTATTCATCCAAGCGCTGCACGACTATCACGCGGCGATGACCGATGGGCTTGGTCCAGCGCTGTCTGCCGCCGATGGCATTGCGCTTTTGGTTGAGCACCATGTTGACTGGGTGGTTGCATATCGGCGCGAGGCGAGATTTCTCTTCGAGCAGGTGCGCGCCGACTGGCTGCTCACGATTCGCGACGCGCAGGAAGAGAGCAACGAGTCATTCCGTGTCGCCATAGAGAGCTGGCGTCGGCCCCTGGTTGACAGCGGTCGGCTCCTGCCAGTGCCAGCGCCTATCTTCGTGGCGCAACTCATCGGCCCGGCTCAGATTTTCTGTCGAGCGTGGTTGTCTGGCCGCCATTCACAAAGTCCCGCAGAACACGCCGCCTTGCTTGTCGAGTGCGCCTGCCGTGCTTTGCTTCCTACTCCACCCGGTTCAAGAAAGGACTCACGATGATCATCGACGCATGGGCGCAGCACCCAACCCTACGTCACTCGCAAGACGAAATCTTCGCCTCGCTGCGCCGCTGGACGCGCAGAGAGGTGCCGACGGAACCGATCCCGCTATCGGCGACGCTGGCGTCAATGGACGCAGGTGGGGTGGCTCGAAGCTTGATCAGCGCCTGGTATGCACCTCGCAACGTGATGATCTCCAATGACGAAGTTGCGGACTTTGTCGCTCAAGCGCCAGAGCGGCTTGTCGGCGTCGGCTCGGTTGATATCAGCAAGCCCATGCAAGCTGTGTACGAGATACGGCGCTGTGTTCAGGAACTGGGGTTCAAGGCGATCCGTGTATTGCCCTGGCTTTGGGAGGCGCCGCCCACTGACCGCCGTTTCTACCCCGTCTACGTGGCGTGCTGCGAGCTCGGCGTGCCGTTTTGTACGCAGATCGGGCACACCGGGCCGTTGATGCCGTCCGAAGTCGGGCGCCCGGTCTACCTGGATCGCGTGGCGCTCGATTTTCCCGAATTGAAGATCGTGGCCGGCCATATCGGATACCCCTGGACCGATGAAGCGATTGCGCTGGTGACCAAGCATGAAAATGTGACCATCGACACCTCGGCATATACGGCAAAACGCTATCCGTCAGCGCTGGTGGAATTCATGCGCGGTCATGGCCGAAGCAAAGTGATGTTTGGCACCAACTACCCGATGATCCAGCCTGCTCAGGCGCTTGAAGGGCTGGATGCGCTTGCGCTGGACGACGAGTCCAGGGCTCTGTTTCTGGCTGGAAACGCTAAGCGAGTGTTCAATCTTTAGGAGAGCGTTTCAAGGCTTCTGGGAATGTGCTCGGCCGAATTCGTTGCTCATAACGTGTCAGTTCGCAATTGAGCAAGGCAAGGTACGCGACCACGCGTTTGCATCAATATTTTTGCCAAGCATCCGCTTGGCAAAAATAAAATCCCTTGCTATGCTGCGCCTCCATGCCCCCCGTCGCATCCATTCCCGACACGCCGCCGGCCGCGCGGCGCGGCCGTCCGCGCAAGACGGAAGAGGAGCGTGACGAGGGCAACCGCAGGCAGGCGCTGATCGCTGAGGCGGCGCGGCTGTTCCGCACCAAGGGCTTTGACGGCACCAGTACGCGCGACATTGCGGCGGCGGCGGGGATGCAGAGCGGGTCGCCGTTCTACTTTTTTCAGAGCAAGCATGCCTTGCTGCATGCGGTGATGCAGGAAGGCATGGCGCGGGCTGAAGCCAGTCAGGCGGCGGCACTGGATGCGCTGGGCGCACGCGCCTCGGCGCAGGAGCGCCTGCGCACGCTGGTGCGCCACCACTTCGAAGTGCTGTTGGGCGCGGGCAGTGATTTCATTCCGGTGATGCTTTACGAGTGGCGCTCGCTCGACGCCGCGCAACAGCAGGAAGTGCGCGCGCTGAAGGACGCGTACGAAGCGACATGGATGCCGGTGCTGCGCGCGCTACACCGCGCCGGGCGGCTGAAGGCGCGGCCGGAGGTGGCGCGCCTCTTCATCTTTGGCGCGCTCAACTGGGCGGTGCAGTGGTTTTCGGATGGGGGCAAGCTGACGCTGGACGAACTCACG
It includes:
- a CDS encoding TetR/AcrR family transcriptional regulator, producing MPSDSRQAILDAAIDAFDARGFDRVSIAQIREAADVSNGSFFHFFASKEALAAALFIQALHDYHAAMTDGLGPALSAADGIALLVEHHVDWVVAYRREARFLFEQVRADWLLTIRDAQEESNESFRVAIESWRRPLVDSGRLLPVPAPIFVAQLIGPAQIFCRAWLSGRHSQSPAEHAALLVECACRALLPTPPGSRKDSR
- a CDS encoding amidohydrolase family protein — encoded protein: MIIDAWAQHPTLRHSQDEIFASLRRWTRREVPTEPIPLSATLASMDAGGVARSLISAWYAPRNVMISNDEVADFVAQAPERLVGVGSVDISKPMQAVYEIRRCVQELGFKAIRVLPWLWEAPPTDRRFYPVYVACCELGVPFCTQIGHTGPLMPSEVGRPVYLDRVALDFPELKIVAGHIGYPWTDEAIALVTKHENVTIDTSAYTAKRYPSALVEFMRGHGRSKVMFGTNYPMIQPAQALEGLDALALDDESRALFLAGNAKRVFNL
- a CDS encoding TetR family transcriptional regulator: MPPVASIPDTPPAARRGRPRKTEEERDEGNRRQALIAEAARLFRTKGFDGTSTRDIAAAAGMQSGSPFYFFQSKHALLHAVMQEGMARAEASQAAALDALGARASAQERLRTLVRHHFEVLLGAGSDFIPVMLYEWRSLDAAQQQEVRALKDAYEATWMPVLRALHRAGRLKARPEVARLFIFGALNWAVQWFSDGGKLTLDELTRQALLLFTGDDA